The Shinella zoogloeoides genome contains the following window.
AATCCCCACGACTACCGGCTTGGGCCAGGCCATGTACGCTTTTTCTACCCGCGCCTCGGCTATCTGGCCAGGCGCCAGGAGGCATTGATCGCGGAAATGCTGAGACGCGGCTACGCGCCCAGTTTCACAGATCCCGCTGGCCTGCTGACCGACATTCCTGTCGAATGGCACGGCGACTGGACGCCATCGGAACAGGCGATTGCACTCAACCGGGGAAGGATAGCAGAGCGCCTTGGCGCCAAACTCTAGTTCGCCATCCCGAACAAGGAATGACGCTCGCCACATACGTCTGAACAGACCCACGTTGAAAACACTGTATTTTCTGTCCCCGTCGCCACATTCATTTGAGCACGTCGCCTCATACCCCTGAGCAAACAGGGGTCCGTCGCCACATACGTTTGAGCAACTATGCCTCTGCACGAGATGCCACAACTCTAGAGTGCGCGACAGGTGAGTTCTACAAAAAGATACCTCGCTTCGCCTGATCAGCTTTCCGCTTTTTCTGGGCATCTAACCCGGTATCTGATAGCAGCGTATGCATCAGTTATTTTTTCAAATCTCTCTTGAGCGGCTGAAGGAATGTTTTCTGATAAAGAATGAAGCTCAAGTCGTTTGAAAATCTCAACTTCTTGCCGAAAAACGGTGGCCACCTCGTGGA
Protein-coding sequences here:
- a CDS encoding pyrimidine dimer DNA glycosylase/endonuclease V, whose amino-acid sequence is MTRINCIPPDELTTAHLVAEYRELPRIFGLVRAAIVRGERPDDPRNPHDYRLGPGHVRFFYPRLGYLARRQEALIAEMLRRGYAPSFTDPAGLLTDIPVEWHGDWTPSEQAIALNRGRIAERLGAKL